The following DNA comes from Deltaproteobacteria bacterium.
GTCTCAGAATATTCTCTTTATGCCTGTAGATAACAATTCCGCCAATGATGACGGCAAGAATAATATAAATTTTTGTTTCCGAAAAGAGACCAATGAATGCGGGCATGAGACCGGCAGCGACGACGGAGCCGAGGGAGACAAATCGCCAAATGTAGACAAGCCCCCCAAAAACGGCTATAGCTGCAAGTACGGACAGGGGACTGATATAGATAAAGACGCCCAGTGCCGTGGCAACACCCTTGCCGCCTTTAAAGTTATTAAAGAGGGGATAAATATGGCCGAGAAAGGCTACCAGCCCTACTGTTGCGATGAGCCAGGGGAAATCCCCTGCTACTACTGTCGTCACCAGCAGGGGGATGACGCCTTTCAGCGTATCCCCCGCCAGTGTTATTATTCCTGCTTTTTTCCCTGCAACTCTTCCCACATTGGTGGCGCCGATATTACCGCTTCCCTCCTTGGTGATATCACCGATACCATAGTATCTGGCGAGTATAACGCCGGTTGGGATGGAGCCGATGAGATAGGCGAAGAGTATGAGCAGGGTTTCCTTCATTAGTGTTGTGTCAACCGTAAATTAGCAGCCTCAGCGAGATGATAAGCGGTCATATGCAAGGCGCGCGAGCGCGGGACTAGCTGTAGATAATTCAAGCGAGCGCAACACAGCAGATGGCCGCTTATCATCTCGCCCGAAGGGAACCATTCATACCGCCCAATGCTGTGTTGCAGCCACTTGAAATATGAATAACTATTCCTGCGTGATTGCGCCTTGCCTTGGACTGTATGAAAGGCTCTGAGGCTGTCAATTGACGGTTGACGCAACACTAGCTTAAAACCATTCGCTGTCGGCTATTAAGAGCCGTTCTACGGGAGCTCCCGCCTCAATGTGAGAATCCATGATCTCTTTAACATCCCCAGGCTGGACCTCTTTGTACCATACGTTATCGGGCATGACCGTTACCACTGTTCCCAGGTTGCAAGGTCCGAGACAACCTGATGCTGTCGCCGTGATTTTACCATTAAGTTCCCTGGCTTCTCTTTCTTCCCTGAATGCATTAAGAACGTCGGAAGCGCCCACTTCTCCGCAACTCCCTCTCGGGTGTCCAGGCGGTCTTCTGTTACTGCAAACAAGTATGATTTTTTCCGGTTTTGGCATTTTAATCCTCCAATTTAATAGTTTTACTTAAAACTTACGGATATGGATATCCGTAATGGACATCCTGTATTTTATATATTTCTTTAAAAATTGCTTGATAATAAGCCGTGATGAAGGAATAACAAGCAGGAACCCTGTTAAATCGGTAGTAACACCCGGTGTGACGAGCAAGGCGCCGGCAATGAGAACGAGAGCGCCGTCGAAGAGCTCTTCCGCCGGAAAGCGGCCCTCCAGCATATTTTGCTGAAAGCGGGTAATAACACTGATTCCCTCCATCTTCACAAGGTAAGCGCCCAGCATGGCTGTAAAGATAACAAGCATTATCGTGTTTAAGGTCCCAATGACTGTGCCGATCTTGATAAGCAGGGCCAGCTCAATGACGGGAACGATGGTGAATATGAGGAATAGTTTGAAAAACATTTAATTTCCTTAATTAATTGATTAGCTACTGATCTTCACTGATTGATTATGATGCCCTATGATTATGTTTCTCCTTGTAATGTCATTTCGACCAAAGGGAGAAATCCTGGGAGCTAATTATAAAAAAGATTTCTCACATACCTTCGAAATGACAGATCAGTGCTTATCATAAATGATCTGTGTCAATCTGTGTCCAACCAGGCTTTATTCAAGAGCCAGATCAGCCAGTTCATCCCCTTCAAGAAACTCGAGCCCCGCCTTGCCGTGAGACCAGCCGTTGCAGAAACCGATTTTCTCCAGTGGATTAAGCATTTCCATTGCTTCGTCGGCATCGATTTCACCGGCCAGTCTCTTGCTGAAAATGTTGACCACCTCTTTTGTCACTTTATGTTGAGGGGATATCCTCAGTGTATCTACACCGATTGCTTTTAGATCGTCCACTTCCCGGATCAGGTTCGAACACTTGCCGCTTAATATCTGCGTTCCGTTCAACTTGAAGAGCGGTTTTCTGTCGAGATCCTCAATGAGCATTCCTTCGGGAAACTTGCGGCAGTCATACTTGCAGTTGCTCTTTAAAAGACCGAAAGCTCTTGACGTATAGCACCGCCATGAAAAAGCGAGGGGTAAATTGCCGTAAGCAAAGGCCTCCGTTTTTATGTCGCACTCATCAATAACTACCTTCATTGAATCGATAGAAAGTTCGACGGGGAAGATAAGCCGGCTTATACCGGCAGACTTGAGAAAGTTAACTGTCGATACATTATAGCTTGTAATATGAGGGCCTGCGGCAAGTTCCTTACCTTTTCCCAGTTGGAGTGATGCGGGATCGTTACACTCAATGGGGAAGGGGAGGGCCGCATCGTCTTGCACCCGTTTTCTGTCCATTTCATCTGCTACGAGAGCCAGGGATGATATATAGACCTTTTTCCCTGCTGCTTCGAGCTTTTTGCCGACTTTCTCAAGGTCGGACAGGGTAAGGCCTGCCATCTTTGGGCAGACTACCTGGCCGATGTAAACGATGGATAGGGGATAATCGGCTACTTCATCATAAAAATTCAGCAGTTCTTCCCTGCTCCAGTCGTAAAGGACCGGACCAAGGGATAGGTTGGTATTCGTTTCTGTCATTGCCTTTCCTTTAGTTGAAATTCAGATATGAGGTGACTATTTCTGGATGTAGGATCCGTAGGTTGTTTGCATCCCTTCCATGGTCTGGGCTGCCTGCTCCATCCACTTGTCGTCTACATAGTACCCTTCCGGGTCGTCATAGTAACGGTCAATGGCATCTCTCAGTATGCCCGTCATGGTGGAGACATAAGACCTCGTTCGTTGTCTTCCCTCTACCTTAAGGGAATCGGCGCCGCTTCCTATCATTTGGGGGAGGATTTCGAGGACATTAAGTGACGACGGTTCCTCGATGGGATAGCCGAGTTCTTCGCCGTTGAAATAGTAGCGGCCCTTGCAGCTCGTAGGATAAGAGGTGACTTCACCGGGGGCGTACTTGTTAAGCACGACGCTTCCAAGGCTCACCTTCAGTTCATTTCCTTCATTTTCAAAGGATACGAAACTTGACGGCGAGCAGACGCCGCCTGTGTTGCAGGAGACGCCTGTAATATAAGACGACAGGTAGCATCTTCCGCAGATGTTGATGCAGAGGCCGCCGAATCCGAAAACTTCCAGTTCAAAATCGCTCATTTCATCTTTGATTTCGCGAATCTCCTCGACGGTAAGCACGCGGGGAAGAACGGCCCTTTTAACGTTAAAATGCTCCCTGTAGAAATTAAGGCTTTCTACATTGGATGAACTGCCCTGGACACTCAGGTGAAGCCTCAGGTCGGGGTAGGTTTCTGCGGCATACTGCAATATTCCCATGTTGGCAATGATAGCCGCATCGGCGCCGAGGTGGACAACATTGTCTACCGATTCAAACCATACCTTCTCATCGTGAAACTGGGGGAAGGTGTTGATGGCAATATAGACTTTTTTTCCCTTTTTATGGGCATATTCAATGCCGTTGCCTATATCTTTGTTGCTAAAATTGAGCCCTTCGAAATTTCGGGCATTGGTGGCATTTCTGAATCCCAGATAAACCACATCGGCGCCACTGTCTATTGCCGCCTTAAGAGAGGGAAGGTTCCCGGCAGGGCAACATAATTCTATTTTTTCATCTTCCATTATTTCCTCATTTTCATGCTTTATTGAGTTCATGTTTCGTCTCTTCTGAATCGATGAGACGACGGACTACACATATTATCAGATTGCAAGTTTTTAATGCAAGATATAAGACTTTTTGGATGATTATGTCCTCTTTTGGTTGAAAAAAGAGTTTTTCTTCTTTGGTACAGTTTTCCTAATCGCCGATGATTTTTACCAGAACCCGCTTTTTTCTCCTGCCGTCAAATTCACCGTAAAAAATCTGCTCCCAGGGTCCGAAATCGAGGTCTCCATCGGTGACGGCAACGACAACTTCACGGCCCATGACCTGCCTTTTGAGGTGGGCATCGCCATTGTCTTCACCGGTCCTGTTATGCATATATTGTGAAATCGGTTCATGGGGCGCAAGTGACTCAAGCCATTTTTCATAATCCTGGTGGAGGCCTGACTCGTCGTCATTGATAAAAACGGAAGCTGTAATATGCATGGCGTTGACAAGTATGAGACCTTCACTGATATTGCTTTCTCTCAGGCACTGTTTTACCTGAGGCGTAATATTTAAAAAGGCCCTCCTTGTGGGGATATCAAAGCAGAGTTCTTTTCTGTAACTTTTCATGTCTCTTCTCCTTAGGTAGTGAGGTATTAGGCTTAATCGCTCTATACAGAGATTTATCATAAAGAAGGACTTTAGGGAACCTTTAAAAATCATGACCGGAATATGCGGATTCAAAAATAGTTACCTTCTTTTGTTATTCATATTTTATGGTGATTCATCACTATTGTTAAACGAGGGACAAGAGGAATGAAATGAAGATCAGCAAATCCCGCTCAACCCCGCAATAATCCATCTTGACCTCATTGTCTTAATTTGCTATGAAAATAATAAACACTACATGGGGGTTAACGTTATGAGAGAAATGTCAAAAAATCCTGAAGCCTTTGGAAAGCTGATCAATACAATCGTCTCGGCAATAGATATTAATGGAATGTTGACGGAAGTTGTTGATGAAATCAGGGAGTATATGGGCGCTGACCGATGCAGCCTCTATATCCTCGATGGTGAGAAGAATGAGCTTTATACACGAGTTGCATTGGACTGTGAACTGGAGGAGATCAGGGTCCCCGTTGACAAACAGAGCCTCATCGGTTATTCGGTTGCTGCCGACACAGTACTGAATATTGATGATGCTTACAATGAAAAAGAACTAAAAAAAATTGATGAAGATTTGTCATTTAATGATAAATTCGACAAACTGAGCCATTATGAAACCCGTAGCGTTCTTTGCATGGCAATTAAGCATCGAAATAAAACGATAGGCGCCTTCCAGGTTATTAATAAACCCGGTGGTTTTCTTCAGCAAAACATTCAGGCAATGAATGAATTTGCGCCGATCATAGCGCTTGCCATTAATAATGCTGTTATGGAAGAGAAGCTGAATAGAGCAAGCGCATAAGCCGGATTTTTGTGTGTCAGTTTATTTGACAGAGCGTTGCGCCGGATTTCCCCCGATATATTAAGGGTTTGTTGAACCCTGCTTTTCTGCTTTTAAATAAGAAGGGTGAAAGAAGGAAAGTGAAAGTGTGATTTGTATAAAGGGGCTGCGAAAGCGGCTCCTTTTTTTGATATGGAGCATCGTTTTTACATTCTTGTTCCTAAAAAAATAGTGTTTTTACCTGCCTTATTGGCCATTTATACATGAGGGAAGTCCTGAGTCGAGATCCGGGTATTTGGGTGTCACACCCAGTTCTTCACGCATAAGCCGGTTATTAAGACGCTTCGATTCGGCAAGATAGGAAAGCATTCCTTTACTCAGTTCTTTTTTGGCCTCTTCCAATGAGATGGCCGGTGGCCGTTTTATTTTTAACAGATCGGCCACTTTATAAAAGTAATCGGTCATCGTTGTGGGATGACCATCACAAATGTTGTAAAGGGAAGCTCGCCGGCCATTTCTGGCGGCTGCAAAGCATGCGTCGGCAAGGTCATCTGCATGGATGCGGTTACTGAAGGGCGATTCTGCTTCCCGCAACAGGGGCAGCCCCTCTTTCAGCCTTTTTACAGGTAGCTTGCCCGGGCCGTATATGCCGGGAACTCTCAGCACAATAACCGGTGTTCCCGTCTTCTCCCCCCAACTTTTCAATGTTTTCTCAGCCGATAATCTTCTTGTCGCCCTGGCTGCCTGTGGAGCCGGCGGCCTCTCTTCCGTTATCCACTCACCATTGCAATTTCCGTAGACACCTGTTGTGCTAATCAGGACTGCAACTTTTGGAAAAGGCGGTTTACTGTGTTTTTCCGTAAACGCTTTCATCCTGATGTCTTCTAAACCAAGCGGGGGAGGAGGCGCAAAGTAATAAAGAATGGTATTCTCCAGCGGAAGGCAGGGGAGAGCATTCTGCCCGTCAAGATCGCCTGCGATGCTTTCAATCCCGAGTCTTTCCAGTTCTTTTGCGGAGCTTTTGGAGCGAACAAGGGCTGTTATTTTACTTCCTCTTGCCTGTTCAAGTTTAGCGACTCTTTTCCCCATATAGCCGCAACCTATGATTAATACTTTATCCATTAAGCTTTTCTTGAGTTAGCGTTGAATTTGTTAATCCCATTCTTGCGTTGACTTGCCACTCACATCTGATAAAATCAGATTATCTTAATATGGGGAATAAGCGATGAAAAGTCCAGTGAAAGTTACGCCTTTCAGGATCAGCATGATCTTTACCGCACTTGCAATTTTTTCCTATATAACAGGTTTCTCTTTTTTTGAAACGATGGAGCTTAAAAGCCTCGATATGAGGTTTGTTACAAGAGGACCCAAGGCCCCGGGCCAGGAAGTCGTGATAATTACGATAGATGAGAAGAGTCTCGATCATTATGGCAGATGGCCATGGCCCAGGAAGAGGATTGCAGAACTGATAGATTCACTCACTCATTACGGTGTAAAGAGTATTGGCTTCGATATTGTTTTTGCCGAACCTGATCATAACGCTCAATCAATTGAAATTGTCGAGATTAAGAATAAACTGGATAGCCTTGCTATTAAGAATAGTGAACTTGATTTATTTCTGGAAAGTAAAATACGCGAAAATGATAATGATTCCATCCTTGCCGAGGCTATAAAACGATCAGGCCGTGTTGTCCTTGGCTATTTTTTTCATTTTAGTGATTCAGATCTCAAACATATTGATAAAAGCAAGATCAGGGAAGATAAGGAATTGAACCGTTCCAGTTATTCTCTGGTTCAACATATGACGGAAGAAGCCAGGAGTGTCGATTTTGCAAGTACTGCTTACTCTGTAGAATCGAATATCGAAAAATTTTCAAAGGAAGCGGCAGGTTTTGGTTATTTTAATGTCTTGCCTGATGAAGATGGAACTGTCAGGTGGGCTGCATTGATTATGAGGTATAAAGACAAATATTTCCCTCCGCTTTCATTGCAGTTGGCGAGGAACTATCTTGACGATAAAGGTTTGAAGATAGTTGTTGATGAATTTGGCGTTCAGTCGATTGTGCTTGGGGGCAGGGACATCCCTACTGATGAAGATGGAAACCTCCTCATAAATTATAGAGGTGTGAACAAAACATTCCCTCACTATTCAATATATGATGTTATTACAGGAAAAGTGCCCGGAGAAAAGCTGAAGGATAAGATTGCCTTGATCGGCCCTACAGCCATAGGTATCTATGATATGAGAGTTACGCCCTTTAGTGGTGTTTTCCCTGGCGTCGAAATCCATGCAAACATTATAGACAATATTGTTCATGGAGACTTTTTGTACAGACCTGAATGGATTGGCATGGTGGATCTTGTGATTATCCTGTTAATCGGTATTCTGCTTGGACTCTTGCTGCCAAGGTTGGGCCCTCTTGCGGGAGCTCTTTTTACTGTTGCTGTTTTTCTTCTCTTTACGAGTGGAAATTTTTATGCCTTTGTTAATGAGGGGGTTTGGCTAAATTATGTGTATCCTGCAATTTCCATTATTACAATATATACGTCAATTACCCTTTACTACTATATGACCGAAGAGAGAGAGAAGAAGAAGGTAAAGAATGCCTTCCAGTATTACATGACTTCTTCCGTTGTAAATGAAGTATTGAAAGATCCTGAAAAATTGAAACTCGGGGGAGATAAAAAAGTCCTTTCCGTTCTCTTTTCAGATATCAGGAATTTTACCACCATCTCTGAACAGATGTCGCCTGAATCCCTCGTTCAGTTTCTAAATGAATACCTGACGGTTATGACAGATATTGTATTCAGGCATGATGGAGTGCTCGATAAATATATGGGAGATGCCATTATGTCAATTTATGGCGCCCCTATGGATCAGGCAGACCATCCTCTAAGGGCATGTAAAACAGCCCTTGAGATGATGCAGGCCCTAAAAAAACTGCATCTTGTCTGGGAGGAGAGGGGGCTTCCTAAAATGAATATTGGAATAGGCATCAGTACGGGTCCCATGGTTGTCGGTAATATGGGTTCCGAGAGGCGTTTTGATTTTACCGTAATGGGAGATACCGTTAATCTCGGTTCCCGGCTGGAGGCAATTAACAAGGTTTATGGCACTAATGTGATTATTAGCGAGGATACCTATGACGGCGTGCGAAATGAAATGGTTTGCAGAGAGCTTGACCTTGTGAAAGTCAAAGGGAAGGAGCGGCCTGCAAAAATATATGAACTTATGGCGGAAAAAGGCCGTGATGGAAGGTATGAAAAGCTTGCTGCAGGTTTTGGTCTTGCTCTTGGTCTTTATAGGGAAATGAAATGGGATGATGCTATTTCAGCTTTCCAGAAAGTTTTTGAAATACGGCCTAATGACTTGACTTCTAAAATGTATATTAAAAGGTGCCGGACGCTTGCTCAATCACCTCCCCCGTCCGATTGGAATGGTGTCTTTAAGATGACAACCAAGTAGGTTGCTGTTGCCGTGCCGGATTACCTTACCCGGTTAAAAAATAATTCAAGCCGAGATCTGCAAGAGTTTAGGTTGAACAGAAAAATCAGGTTCCTGAAAAAAATAGACTCCCTTATTGGTCCTGTCTCCGTCCGGGTCGTCAACGCTTTATTAAAACCTCAAAAGCGTTTGTCCGGTAAAATTACCTCTATCCTTGTTATTCGTCCCGGGGGCATAGGTGA
Coding sequences within:
- the plsY gene encoding glycerol-3-phosphate 1-O-acyltransferase PlsY produces the protein MKETLLILFAYLIGSIPTGVILARYYGIGDITKEGSGNIGATNVGRVAGKKAGIITLAGDTLKGVIPLLVTTVVAGDFPWLIATVGLVAFLGHIYPLFNNFKGGKGVATALGVFIYISPLSVLAAIAVFGGLVYIWRFVSLGSVVAAGLMPAFIGLFSETKIYIILAVIIGGIVIYRHKENILRLLEGQENKLGEEKIKEEEVEKPQVSEEN
- a CDS encoding (2Fe-2S) ferredoxin domain-containing protein gives rise to the protein MPKPEKIILVCSNRRPPGHPRGSCGEVGASDVLNAFREEREARELNGKITATASGCLGPCNLGTVVTVMPDNVWYKEVQPGDVKEIMDSHIEAGAPVERLLIADSEWF
- a CDS encoding FxsA family protein, translating into MFFKLFLIFTIVPVIELALLIKIGTVIGTLNTIMLVIFTAMLGAYLVKMEGISVITRFQQNMLEGRFPAEELFDGALVLIAGALLVTPGVTTDLTGFLLVIPSSRLIIKQFLKKYIKYRMSITDIHIRKF
- a CDS encoding U32 family peptidase gives rise to the protein MTETNTNLSLGPVLYDWSREELLNFYDEVADYPLSIVYIGQVVCPKMAGLTLSDLEKVGKKLEAAGKKVYISSLALVADEMDRKRVQDDAALPFPIECNDPASLQLGKGKELAAGPHITSYNVSTVNFLKSAGISRLIFPVELSIDSMKVVIDECDIKTEAFAYGNLPLAFSWRCYTSRAFGLLKSNCKYDCRKFPEGMLIEDLDRKPLFKLNGTQILSGKCSNLIREVDDLKAIGVDTLRISPQHKVTKEVVNIFSKRLAGEIDADEAMEMLNPLEKIGFCNGWSHGKAGLEFLEGDELADLALE
- a CDS encoding U32 family peptidase, encoding MNSIKHENEEIMEDEKIELCCPAGNLPSLKAAIDSGADVVYLGFRNATNARNFEGLNFSNKDIGNGIEYAHKKGKKVYIAINTFPQFHDEKVWFESVDNVVHLGADAAIIANMGILQYAAETYPDLRLHLSVQGSSSNVESLNFYREHFNVKRAVLPRVLTVEEIREIKDEMSDFELEVFGFGGLCINICGRCYLSSYITGVSCNTGGVCSPSSFVSFENEGNELKVSLGSVVLNKYAPGEVTSYPTSCKGRYYFNGEELGYPIEEPSSLNVLEILPQMIGSGADSLKVEGRQRTRSYVSTMTGILRDAIDRYYDDPEGYYVDDKWMEQAAQTMEGMQTTYGSYIQK
- a CDS encoding secondary thiamine-phosphate synthase enzyme YjbQ: MKSYRKELCFDIPTRRAFLNITPQVKQCLRESNISEGLILVNAMHITASVFINDDESGLHQDYEKWLESLAPHEPISQYMHNRTGEDNGDAHLKRQVMGREVVVAVTDGDLDFGPWEQIFYGEFDGRRKKRVLVKIIGD
- a CDS encoding GAF domain-containing protein, with translation MREMSKNPEAFGKLINTIVSAIDINGMLTEVVDEIREYMGADRCSLYILDGEKNELYTRVALDCELEEIRVPVDKQSLIGYSVAADTVLNIDDAYNEKELKKIDEDLSFNDKFDKLSHYETRSVLCMAIKHRNKTIGAFQVINKPGGFLQQNIQAMNEFAPIIALAINNAVMEEKLNRASA
- a CDS encoding SDR family oxidoreductase, which codes for MDKVLIIGCGYMGKRVAKLEQARGSKITALVRSKSSAKELERLGIESIAGDLDGQNALPCLPLENTILYYFAPPPPLGLEDIRMKAFTEKHSKPPFPKVAVLISTTGVYGNCNGEWITEERPPAPQAARATRRLSAEKTLKSWGEKTGTPVIVLRVPGIYGPGKLPVKRLKEGLPLLREAESPFSNRIHADDLADACFAAARNGRRASLYNICDGHPTTMTDYFYKVADLLKIKRPPAISLEEAKKELSKGMLSYLAESKRLNNRLMREELGVTPKYPDLDSGLPSCINGQ
- a CDS encoding adenylate/guanylate cyclase domain-containing protein, translated to MKSPVKVTPFRISMIFTALAIFSYITGFSFFETMELKSLDMRFVTRGPKAPGQEVVIITIDEKSLDHYGRWPWPRKRIAELIDSLTHYGVKSIGFDIVFAEPDHNAQSIEIVEIKNKLDSLAIKNSELDLFLESKIRENDNDSILAEAIKRSGRVVLGYFFHFSDSDLKHIDKSKIREDKELNRSSYSLVQHMTEEARSVDFASTAYSVESNIEKFSKEAAGFGYFNVLPDEDGTVRWAALIMRYKDKYFPPLSLQLARNYLDDKGLKIVVDEFGVQSIVLGGRDIPTDEDGNLLINYRGVNKTFPHYSIYDVITGKVPGEKLKDKIALIGPTAIGIYDMRVTPFSGVFPGVEIHANIIDNIVHGDFLYRPEWIGMVDLVIILLIGILLGLLLPRLGPLAGALFTVAVFLLFTSGNFYAFVNEGVWLNYVYPAISIITIYTSITLYYYMTEEREKKKVKNAFQYYMTSSVVNEVLKDPEKLKLGGDKKVLSVLFSDIRNFTTISEQMSPESLVQFLNEYLTVMTDIVFRHDGVLDKYMGDAIMSIYGAPMDQADHPLRACKTALEMMQALKKLHLVWEERGLPKMNIGIGISTGPMVVGNMGSERRFDFTVMGDTVNLGSRLEAINKVYGTNVIISEDTYDGVRNEMVCRELDLVKVKGKERPAKIYELMAEKGRDGRYEKLAAGFGLALGLYREMKWDDAISAFQKVFEIRPNDLTSKMYIKRCRTLAQSPPPSDWNGVFKMTTK